Proteins encoded together in one Terriglobus saanensis SP1PR4 window:
- the rpsK gene encoding 30S ribosomal protein S11 has protein sequence MAKQQNQQAKTGKAGKNKKFKKRERKNVPYGLVFVQATFNNTIVTITDQTGNTLSWKSSGSLGFRGSRKGTPFAAQQAAVNAATAARDHGLRSVDVRVSGPGSGRESAVRALAAAGLDVRSIRDVTPIPHNGCRPPKRRRV, from the coding sequence ATGGCGAAGCAGCAGAATCAGCAGGCTAAGACCGGCAAGGCCGGCAAGAACAAGAAGTTCAAGAAGCGGGAACGGAAGAACGTTCCTTACGGCCTCGTATTCGTACAGGCGACCTTCAACAACACCATTGTGACCATCACGGACCAGACCGGCAACACGCTGAGCTGGAAGAGCTCGGGTTCGCTCGGCTTCCGCGGGTCGCGTAAGGGAACGCCCTTCGCGGCGCAGCAGGCAGCGGTCAACGCCGCGACTGCAGCTCGCGACCACGGCCTCCGTTCGGTCGACGTGCGCGTCTCCGGTCCTGGTTCGGGCCGTGAGTCCGCGGTACGTGCACTGGCTGCCGCCGGTCTTGATGTCCGGTCCATCCGTGACGTCACGCCGATCCCGCACAACGGTTGCCGTCCGCCCAAGCGCCGTCGCGTATAA